One Rhodococcus jostii RHA1 DNA segment encodes these proteins:
- a CDS encoding cytochrome P450, with protein MTVRTELQGIPDLSDPETFKEGIPYEAYDQLRSLPGLPWHPAESGTLNGGFWVVTRYDEVVEILQDPARFSSVQGSIYPLPNPTGDGPMTKHILLMDPPEHSRVRRAAAKSFGPRIVANFESWIRDVVVETLDDALPLERFDWVYEVSRLVPSRVIAQILGIPLEHRGYIVEATNALFESQTVNDGGASLTREFMKIGEFMTRLGEEKLRNPADDMTTVLAQSLESGEIDLVEYQLYTASLFAAGFETTHTTISHIGHLLATEPAIRAATTRALDEGKSAALVDEFLRYITPAMRFARTATQDTEFRDQAIKKGDTLLVVFSAANRDPAAFPNPNEFNPFREDPKPLAGTGGAGLTFGAGAHRCIGHMLAKLELRILLEELHVRNIAIEMDGDAQRGASGLVNQLLALPVTVAVG; from the coding sequence ATGACAGTCAGGACTGAACTGCAAGGGATTCCGGATCTCTCCGATCCTGAGACGTTCAAAGAAGGCATACCGTATGAGGCCTATGACCAGCTGCGCTCACTGCCCGGTCTTCCCTGGCATCCGGCCGAATCGGGCACGCTGAATGGAGGTTTCTGGGTGGTCACACGCTATGACGAGGTGGTCGAGATACTCCAAGACCCAGCTCGGTTCAGCTCAGTGCAGGGATCAATATACCCGTTGCCGAATCCGACGGGTGACGGCCCGATGACCAAACACATTCTGTTGATGGACCCGCCCGAGCACAGCCGCGTACGCCGAGCGGCGGCCAAATCCTTCGGTCCCCGCATTGTGGCAAACTTCGAGTCATGGATCCGTGACGTGGTCGTCGAAACGCTTGATGATGCATTGCCCCTGGAGCGATTCGACTGGGTCTATGAAGTCTCTCGCTTGGTACCCTCCCGGGTAATCGCCCAGATCCTCGGGATTCCGCTTGAGCACCGCGGCTATATCGTCGAGGCGACGAATGCTCTCTTTGAGAGCCAGACCGTCAACGATGGCGGTGCGAGTTTGACTCGAGAGTTCATGAAAATTGGTGAGTTCATGACCCGCCTCGGGGAAGAGAAATTACGCAATCCGGCAGACGACATGACGACCGTACTCGCGCAGTCGCTGGAAAGCGGTGAGATCGACCTCGTCGAGTATCAGCTGTACACGGCATCGTTGTTCGCTGCAGGCTTCGAGACGACGCATACGACAATCTCGCACATCGGACATCTCCTAGCCACCGAGCCTGCGATCAGGGCTGCGACCACCCGTGCCCTCGATGAAGGCAAGTCAGCGGCACTTGTCGACGAGTTCCTGAGATACATCACTCCTGCGATGAGGTTCGCGCGCACCGCTACACAAGACACCGAATTCCGCGATCAGGCTATCAAGAAAGGTGACACGCTTCTGGTCGTGTTTTCAGCCGCGAACCGCGATCCCGCAGCGTTTCCAAATCCGAACGAGTTCAATCCGTTCCGCGAGGATCCGAAACCGCTCGCCGGTACCGGGGGCGCAGGCCTGACATTCGGTGCGGGTGCGCATCGGTGCATAGGACATATGCTCGCAAAACTCGAATTGCGGATCCTGCTCGAGGAGTTGCACGTGCGCAATATCGCCATCGAAATGGACGGTGACGCACAGCGCGGCGCCAGCGGTTTGGTGAACCAGCTGCTTGCACTCCCAGTGACCGTGGCGGTCGGCTAA
- a CDS encoding 3-hydroxyacyl-CoA dehydrogenase family protein, whose product MNASQISVFGAGIMGRGIAVVLADAGHRVSLYDARADVAREAAAAHPNIEASDTIEAAVEGSSLLFEAVVENLEVKRDLFAEIERFSESTPIASNTSTFTPSELAKNLCEPGRLVIAHFFNPAEVVPLVEVVPSPDTRPDVVSAVTSALVAAGKTVVPLNREAPGFVANRLQAALVREAMALVRANVATAEMIDAVVTSSLGPRWAAAGPFKVMDLGGLDTWKALCAKLFPDLSCEISTPSELIAAVEDGRLGAKSGTGFYTHTPDEITEVLTKIHRSFGTAAMSTPA is encoded by the coding sequence ATGAACGCCAGCCAGATCTCTGTATTCGGAGCAGGAATCATGGGCCGCGGCATCGCCGTAGTCCTCGCCGATGCCGGCCACCGCGTGTCGCTGTACGACGCCCGAGCCGATGTCGCGCGCGAAGCCGCCGCCGCCCACCCCAACATCGAGGCCAGCGACACCATCGAGGCCGCAGTCGAGGGCAGCAGCCTGCTGTTCGAGGCGGTCGTGGAGAACCTGGAGGTCAAGCGGGACCTGTTCGCGGAGATCGAGAGATTCAGTGAGAGCACCCCGATCGCCTCTAACACCTCGACCTTCACTCCCAGCGAGCTCGCCAAGAATCTTTGTGAGCCCGGCCGCCTGGTCATCGCGCACTTTTTCAACCCGGCCGAGGTCGTGCCCCTCGTCGAGGTGGTGCCCTCGCCCGACACCCGGCCCGATGTCGTGTCGGCCGTGACCTCGGCGCTGGTGGCGGCAGGGAAGACGGTCGTGCCGTTGAACCGGGAAGCTCCCGGCTTCGTGGCCAACCGGCTTCAGGCTGCGCTCGTGCGCGAGGCGATGGCCCTCGTACGCGCCAATGTCGCCACCGCAGAGATGATCGACGCCGTCGTCACCAGCAGCCTCGGCCCACGTTGGGCGGCCGCAGGCCCGTTCAAGGTCATGGACCTCGGCGGCCTCGACACATGGAAAGCGCTCTGCGCGAAGCTCTTTCCCGACTTGTCCTGCGAGATCTCGACACCGAGCGAGCTGATTGCCGCGGTCGAGGACGGACGCCTGGGCGCGAAGAGCGGAACCGGCTTCTACACCCACACACCCGACGAGATCACCGAAGTGCTCACGAAGATCCACCGGTCCTTCGGGACAGCGGCGATGTCGACGCCCGCCTGA
- the pgi gene encoding glucose-6-phosphate isomerase codes for MTHIVTDTPLWKKLSDHHWEVVGTHLRELFDTDPDRGVDLIVTAADLYIDYSKHRVTRETMGLLVDLARAAGVERHREAMFTGAHINTSEDRAVLHTALRANPERELIVDGQDVVGDVHTVLRRMGEFTDRVRSGAWRGATGERIRTVVNIGIGGSDLGPAMAYRALRHYVDGPEVRFVSNIDPADLLSNLTDLDPRTTLFVVVSKTFSTLETMTNASAARRWITEALGEHAVPRHFVAVSTDEERVTAFGITARNIFGFWEWVGGRYSVGSAAGLSVMIAIGRERFTEFLGGMRAIDEHFRTTPLESNAPVILGMLGVWYSSFFGADARAVLPYAHDLARFPAYLQQLTMESNGKSVRTDGTPVGTFTGEIFWGEPGTNGQHAFHQLLHQGTHLIPVDFLGFAEPIEDLPTLDGIGSVHDVLTANLFAQSKVLAFGKNADEVAADGTPSALVPHKVMSGNRPSTTILGAKLTPSTLGQLIALYEHQVFVQGIVWGIDSFDQWGVELGKTSALELGPALWDLDGAAYVGDSSTTGLIRTYRLARGERRCLP; via the coding sequence ATGACACACATCGTTACCGATACCCCGCTGTGGAAGAAACTGTCCGACCACCACTGGGAGGTCGTAGGTACTCACCTACGGGAGCTGTTCGACACCGACCCCGATCGGGGCGTCGATCTCATCGTCACCGCGGCCGATCTCTACATCGACTACAGCAAACATCGTGTCACCCGTGAGACGATGGGCCTGCTCGTTGACCTCGCCCGAGCCGCCGGAGTAGAGCGCCACCGAGAGGCGATGTTCACCGGCGCACATATCAATACCTCCGAGGACCGGGCTGTCCTGCACACCGCTCTCCGCGCGAACCCCGAGCGCGAGCTGATCGTCGACGGGCAGGACGTGGTGGGCGATGTGCACACGGTTCTGCGTCGAATGGGTGAGTTCACCGATCGTGTCCGGTCCGGTGCCTGGCGTGGGGCCACCGGCGAGCGCATCCGAACCGTCGTGAACATCGGAATCGGCGGCTCGGATCTTGGCCCGGCCATGGCCTATCGCGCACTGCGCCACTACGTCGACGGGCCCGAGGTACGGTTCGTCTCCAACATCGACCCCGCCGATCTGCTGTCGAACCTGACCGACCTGGACCCGCGCACCACACTGTTTGTCGTCGTCTCCAAGACATTCTCGACCCTGGAGACGATGACCAACGCATCCGCCGCCCGCCGCTGGATCACCGAGGCACTGGGGGAGCACGCGGTGCCCCGCCATTTCGTTGCGGTCTCCACCGACGAAGAACGGGTCACAGCGTTCGGCATCACCGCCCGCAACATTTTCGGCTTCTGGGAATGGGTGGGCGGACGATACTCGGTCGGGTCCGCCGCCGGGCTCTCGGTGATGATCGCGATCGGACGCGAACGGTTCACCGAGTTCCTCGGCGGAATGCGGGCGATCGACGAACATTTCCGCACCACACCACTGGAATCAAACGCGCCCGTCATCCTCGGCATGCTCGGTGTTTGGTACTCGAGCTTCTTCGGTGCCGACGCGCGCGCCGTACTGCCCTACGCGCACGACCTGGCCAGGTTTCCGGCGTACCTGCAACAACTGACCATGGAGTCGAACGGCAAATCGGTACGAACGGACGGCACCCCGGTCGGTACGTTCACGGGTGAGATCTTCTGGGGAGAACCAGGCACGAACGGGCAACACGCGTTCCATCAGCTCCTGCACCAGGGAACGCACCTGATTCCCGTCGACTTCCTGGGATTCGCGGAGCCGATCGAGGATCTGCCCACCCTCGATGGTATCGGCTCCGTGCACGATGTTTTGACGGCGAACCTGTTCGCGCAGTCGAAGGTTCTAGCCTTCGGAAAGAACGCCGATGAAGTCGCCGCAGACGGGACGCCTTCCGCGCTCGTGCCGCACAAGGTGATGTCCGGTAACAGGCCGTCGACAACGATCCTTGGAGCGAAGCTCACACCGTCGACCCTCGGACAGTTGATCGCCTTGTACGAACATCAGGTCTTCGTACAAGGAATCGTGTGGGGCATTGACTCGTTCGACCAGTGGGGAGTTGAGCTCGGCAAAACATCCGCCCTGGAACTGGGCCCCGCCCTCTGGGACCTAGATGGCGCCGCTTATGTCGGGGATAGTTCCACTACCGGGTTGATTCGTACCTATCGGCTGGCGAGAGGGGAACGCCGTTGTCTGCCTTGA
- a CDS encoding NAD(P)/FAD-dependent oxidoreductase: protein MSDNDHVVIVGAGQAGGDLAANLREKAFSGRITLIGDEDSYPYSRPPLSKAYLLGNKIRSDLLVRSDEMYGRFDIDVKLGTRVKSIDRQRKRITFGESEHLDYDALVLATGGSPRTYPDERLNSSSNVFYMRALDQVERLRPHLTSGTRLTVIGGGYIGLEVAAVARTLGVAVTVIEREQRLLARVTSPVMSSFFDRIHREEGVALHTGRSVSGFDFSPDRELSRVVLDDGTIIETDVCLIGIGLQPNTALAEAAGVEVNDGIIVDSLLQTSDPSIFAVGDVARYPCSESGGTRRLESIPNSTEQARALAQTLVGNPAPYNAIPWFWSDQYELKLQVVGLISPSDAVVVRGDPQHDRSISVFYIRNDEVRAADVVSNPREFAMARKLVTKRAVVDPAKLGDASFPLKDLLPVVNSSFSVGGMPAYHH from the coding sequence GTGAGCGACAACGATCATGTCGTGATCGTAGGTGCCGGGCAAGCGGGCGGCGACCTGGCCGCTAACCTTCGCGAGAAGGCCTTCTCCGGCAGAATCACGTTGATCGGCGACGAGGATTCATATCCGTACAGCCGCCCGCCCCTGTCGAAGGCGTACCTGCTGGGGAATAAGATCAGATCGGACCTCCTCGTTCGGTCCGACGAGATGTACGGACGCTTTGACATCGACGTGAAACTCGGCACGCGGGTCAAGTCCATCGACCGCCAGCGGAAGCGCATCACCTTCGGTGAGAGCGAACACCTCGATTACGACGCCCTCGTGCTGGCCACCGGAGGCTCCCCGCGGACATATCCCGATGAGCGCCTGAACAGTTCGTCGAACGTCTTCTACATGCGGGCACTCGATCAGGTAGAGCGATTGCGTCCACATTTGACATCCGGTACTCGCTTGACCGTGATCGGCGGCGGGTACATCGGTTTGGAAGTAGCGGCCGTGGCCAGAACCTTGGGTGTTGCGGTGACGGTCATCGAACGCGAGCAGCGACTACTGGCGCGAGTGACGTCGCCTGTTATGTCCTCGTTCTTCGACAGGATTCACCGTGAAGAGGGAGTTGCCCTGCACACCGGCCGATCGGTCAGTGGATTCGATTTCAGTCCGGATCGAGAACTGTCCAGAGTGGTGCTTGATGACGGCACCATCATCGAAACTGACGTATGCCTCATCGGAATTGGCCTGCAACCGAACACCGCTCTTGCAGAGGCCGCCGGAGTCGAAGTCAACGATGGAATCATCGTCGATTCCCTGCTCCAGACCAGCGACCCGTCGATCTTTGCAGTGGGAGATGTAGCGCGCTATCCGTGCTCAGAGTCGGGCGGTACCCGCAGGCTCGAATCGATCCCAAACAGCACCGAGCAAGCTCGTGCGCTGGCACAGACCCTCGTCGGTAACCCTGCGCCGTACAACGCAATACCCTGGTTCTGGTCCGACCAGTACGAACTGAAGCTGCAAGTTGTCGGATTAATAAGTCCGAGTGACGCAGTCGTGGTGCGCGGAGACCCGCAACATGATCGCAGTATCTCGGTCTTCTATATCAGAAATGACGAAGTTCGCGCAGCCGACGTCGTTTCAAATCCTCGTGAATTTGCAATGGCGAGAAAGCTCGTAACGAAGAGAGCCGTCGTGGACCCCGCAAAGTTGGGGGATGCATCATTCCCGCTGAAAGATCTGCTTCCTGTCGTGAATTCGAGCTTCTCAGTTGGAGGGATGCCGGCGTACCATCATTGA
- a CDS encoding WhiB family transcriptional regulator, producing MSALNVCLPSPIAESWDWQLSAACRDADPAVFFHPDNERGEPRASRVRAAKRICLRCPVRARCLNYALDSSERHGIWGGYTEDERRTLQKRREMQSSPASIRPGHQDCGRTLAARAIQ from the coding sequence TTGTCTGCCTTGAACGTGTGCCTTCCCTCGCCGATCGCCGAGTCCTGGGATTGGCAACTGTCTGCCGCTTGCCGGGACGCCGACCCCGCGGTGTTTTTCCATCCCGATAATGAACGTGGCGAGCCCCGTGCAAGTCGAGTACGTGCAGCCAAACGGATCTGCCTCCGATGCCCCGTGCGCGCCCGGTGCCTCAACTACGCACTCGATTCGAGCGAACGCCACGGAATCTGGGGTGGCTACACCGAGGATGAGCGCAGGACGCTCCAAAAGCGCCGTGAGATGCAAAGTTCCCCAGCTTCCATCCGGCCGGGGCATCAAGACTGCGGCCGGACGTTAGCTGCTCGCGCAATCCAATAG
- a CDS encoding 2Fe-2S iron-sulfur cluster-binding protein — MRGAAGYRPMEHINSGSTTTPNDHEERYVAVVSKVAFVSTEGKRSEVQVPVGTSVMHAATDNLVNGVVGECGGDLSCATCHVFVEPTWWGRLPPPCADEIAMLEATAEEPTEYSRLSCQLVCTAETDGIVLHIPASQ; from the coding sequence ATGCGTGGCGCAGCAGGTTACAGGCCGATGGAGCATATCAATTCGGGTTCGACCACTACCCCCAACGATCATGAGGAACGATACGTGGCTGTCGTCTCGAAGGTGGCCTTCGTCAGCACCGAGGGAAAGCGGAGCGAGGTGCAGGTGCCTGTCGGCACTTCAGTGATGCATGCCGCCACGGACAATCTAGTCAACGGCGTCGTTGGAGAATGCGGTGGTGACCTGTCATGCGCCACATGCCATGTGTTCGTCGAACCTACGTGGTGGGGCCGGCTCCCGCCGCCGTGCGCAGACGAGATAGCGATGCTCGAAGCAACGGCAGAAGAGCCCACCGAATACAGTCGGTTGAGTTGTCAGCTCGTATGCACAGCCGAGACAGATGGAATCGTTCTCCACATTCCTGCGAGCCAATGA
- the fgd gene encoding glucose-6-phosphate dehydrogenase (coenzyme-F420) yields the protein MVIKFGYKASAEQFGPRELVELGVLAEAHGMDSATVSDHFQPWRHEGGHAPFSLAWMTAVGERTSRLQLGTSVMTPTFRYNPAVVAQAFATMGCLYPGRIMLGVGTGEALNEIATGFAGEWPEFKERFARLREAVALMRELWLGDRVDFEGNYYKTVGASIYDVPEGGIPVYIAAGGPVVARYAGRSGDGFICTSGKGMELYTEKLMPAVAEGAEKADRDVAEIDKMIEIKISYDTDPELALENTRFWAPLSLTPEQKHSIDDPIEMERAADALPIEQVAKRWIVASDPDEAVAQIRPYLDAGLNHLVFHAPGHDQKRFLELFQRDLAPRLRGLA from the coding sequence GTGGTGATCAAGTTCGGGTACAAGGCGTCCGCGGAGCAGTTCGGTCCGCGGGAGTTGGTGGAGCTGGGTGTTCTGGCGGAGGCGCACGGGATGGATTCGGCGACGGTGTCGGATCATTTTCAGCCGTGGCGGCACGAGGGCGGTCATGCGCCGTTCTCGCTGGCATGGATGACGGCGGTCGGGGAGCGCACGTCACGGTTGCAGTTGGGGACGTCGGTGATGACGCCGACGTTCCGGTACAACCCGGCGGTGGTGGCGCAGGCGTTCGCGACGATGGGGTGTCTGTATCCGGGGCGGATCATGCTCGGGGTGGGTACCGGTGAGGCGCTCAACGAGATCGCGACAGGCTTTGCTGGGGAGTGGCCGGAGTTCAAGGAGCGGTTCGCCAGGCTGCGGGAGGCCGTCGCCTTGATGCGAGAACTGTGGCTCGGTGACCGGGTGGACTTCGAAGGCAACTATTACAAGACGGTTGGAGCATCGATCTACGACGTGCCCGAGGGTGGGATTCCGGTGTACATCGCGGCCGGTGGTCCGGTGGTGGCCCGGTACGCCGGTCGGAGCGGCGACGGGTTCATCTGCACGTCCGGTAAGGGCATGGAGTTGTACACGGAGAAGTTGATGCCTGCGGTCGCGGAGGGGGCGGAGAAGGCCGACCGTGATGTGGCGGAGATCGACAAGATGATCGAGATCAAGATTTCGTACGACACGGATCCGGAGTTGGCGCTGGAGAACACGCGGTTCTGGGCGCCGTTGTCGTTGACACCGGAGCAGAAGCATTCGATCGACGATCCGATCGAGATGGAGAGGGCGGCGGATGCGTTGCCGATCGAGCAGGTGGCGAAGCGGTGGATCGTGGCGTCGGATCCGGATGAGGCGGTGGCGCAGATCCGCCCGTATCTCGATGCCGGGTTGAACCACCTCGTCTTCCACGCTCCCGGCCACGATCAGAAGCGATTCCTGGAGTTGTTCCAGCGGGACCTGGCCCCCCGGCTGCGAGGGCTCGCATGA